In Kryptolebias marmoratus isolate JLee-2015 linkage group LG4, ASM164957v2, whole genome shotgun sequence, the following proteins share a genomic window:
- the mmp24 gene encoding matrix metalloproteinase-24, translating to MQSAVAAMQRFYGIPVTGVLDETTIEWMKKPRCGVPDQPHTSRRLRNKRYTLTGQKWREKKISYSISNYTPKVGEKDTHRAIRQAFNVWQVVTPLSFQEVPYLEMRNEGKEADIMIYFASGFHGDSSPFDGEGGFLAHAYFPGAGIGGDTHFDLDEPWTLGNANHDGNDLFLVAVHELGHALGLEHSNDPSAIMAPFYQYMDTHNFRLPLDDLQGIQKIYGIPTAMLEPTRPLPTLPSRRTHSTSERKHDRHPRPGRPPGDRPGTPGNGKPNICDGNFNTVAVFRGEMFVFKDRWFWRLRNNKVQEGYPMQIDQFWKGLPPRIDAAYQRSDGKLVFFKGDKFWVFKEVMAEPGYPQSLVELGSFLPKDGVDAALRWDSVGKTYFFKGNQYWRYNEEKRAADPGYPKPIGVWKGIPDSPQGAFISSEGFYTYFYKGKDYWKFDNQKLTVEPGYPKSILRDWIGCFQSDMERSGDNRGDRQLPLDDVDIMVTFNNIPTTVNAIAVVIPCVLSLCILVLVYTIFQFKNKGAQQNAMTQHYYKYPVQEWV from the exons ATGCAGTCGGCCGTCGCCGCCATGCAGCGCTTCTACGGGATTCCTGTGACCGGAGTCCTGGACGAGACAACGATAGA GTGGATGAAGAAACCTCGCTGTGGCGTCCCGGATCAGCCTCACACCAGCCGCCGGCTGAGGAACAAACGCTACACCCTGACGGGACAGAAGTGGAGAGAGAAGAAGATCTCCTACAG caTCTCAAACTACACCCCTAAAGTTGGCGAGAAGGACACCCACAGAGCGATCCGACAGGCGTTCAACGTGTGGCAGGTGGTCACGCCGCTCTCCTTCCAG GAGGTGCCGTACTTGGAGATGAGGAACGAGGGGAAGGAGGCCGACATCATGATCTACTTCGCCTCCGGTTTCCATGGCGACAGCTCGCCGTTCGACGGCGAGGGCGGGTTCCTGGCCCACGCCTACTTCCCCGGCGCCGGCATCGGAGGAGACACTCACTTTGACCTGGACGAGCCGTGGACGCTCGGGAACGCCAACCACGACG GTAACGACCTGTTCCTGGTGGCGGTCCATGAGTTGGGTCATGCTCTGGGTTTGGAGCACTCCAACGATCCCAGCGCCATCATGGCTCCTTTCTACCAGTACATGGACACCCACAACTTCAGGCTGCCTCTGGACGACCTGCAAGGCATCCAGAAGATCTACG GCATCCCCACAGCCATGCTGGAGCCCACCCGCCCGTTACCCACCCTGCCTTCTCGACGGACCCACTCCACCTCCGAGCGCAAACACGACCGGCACCCCCGCCCGGGGCGCCCGCCCGGCGACCGGCCCGGGACGCCCGGAAACGGCAAACCCAACATCTGCGACGGAAACTTCAACACCGTGGCCGTCTTCAGGGgggagatgtttgttttcaag GACCGCTGGTTTTGGCGTCTGAGGAACAACAAGGTGCAGGAGGGTTACCCCATGCAGATCGATCAGTTCTGGAAAGGCCTGCCTCCTCGCATCGACGCCGCCTACCAGAGATCGGATGGAAAACTGGTCTTCTTCAAAG GGGATAAGTTCTGGGTGTTTAAGGAGGTCATGGCTGAGCCGGGTTACCCTCAGAGCCTCGTGGAGCTGGGCAGCTTCCTCCCCAAAGATGGCGTCGACGCGGCGCTGCGTTGGGACAGCGTCGGCAAAACGTACTTCTTCAAGGGGAACCAGTACTGGCGCTACAACGAGGAGAAGCGGGCTGCAGATCCAGGATACCCCAAACCCATCGGAGTGTGGAAGGGGATCCCAGACTCTCCTCAGGGAGCCTTCATCAGCAGCGAGGGAT TTTATACCTACTTCTACAAGGGGAAGGACTACTGGAAGTTTGACAACCAGAAGCTCACTGTGGAGCCTGGATATCCAAAGTCCATTTTACGGGACTGGATAGGCTGCTTCCAGTCCGACATGGAGCGCTCAGGCGATAACCGTGGAGACCGCCAGCTGCCCCTCGACGACGTGGACATCATGGTGACTTTCAACAACATCCCTACGACGGTCAACGCCATCGCTGTGGTGATCCCCTGCGTCCTGTCGCTGTGCATCCTGGTGCTGGTCTACACCATCTTTCAGTTTAAGAACAAAGGAGCGCAGCAG